The Balaenoptera ricei isolate mBalRic1 chromosome 9, mBalRic1.hap2, whole genome shotgun sequence genome segment ATTGTTTGAGTTTCAGTAGGCTGGGTTACCTTAACAAATAGAcaccaaatacaaaaaaaatgtgtatttctttaCATCATGGTCTGAGATGAGTCTTTCTGTATGACAGGCAGCTCCCTCCTGTTTAGGATTCAGGGAACTCCTATGGCTTCTGCATTATATGTATCCAGCTGACAGAAAGATAAGGAGAGCATGGGAAGGCATCAGAAACTGAAGCACATAATTTCCACTTTCCTTCTCTTCACAGTAACTATTCACACAGTTATACCTAGAAGAAAAGGGTTGGCTCCAGTAttgatataaaaggaaaaaaataaaaagaatgattgAGAGCTTGGTGTGTGTCAGACAGGCAGGTAGATAGTGATTGTGGTTGGATCGCAAGGCTGTTTTTTCGGAGGTCCAGGCAGGACGCTATGGAAATTTGAGGGGTTGTGGCTGCGGTGATCGTGAGGGATGGGATGTGTGAGCTTATTctttgtcattttccttctctcaggaGCGAGACTAGCTGGCCTGTCTTGTCATTCCATATTCAGCATCATATAATATTTTGgctcctctctctgccccccaCTTTTTATTAGGCAGTTGGAAGAATGaaacttttttaaagagaaacatgTCATTCTCTACAAGAGTCCATTGAGACTAATTGATTGAGCCTGTAGGAGCCAGTAGACTCTGTTCTCTGAGGAACTTCACTGGAACTCTGATTCCAGCCAGAGTGAACTCTCAAGCCAGGAAATGAGCCAAAACTCTACTGGGGATTTTCTCTCCTTTGCGGCAAATGCTTCTGCATAAAGAAAAGTCCACAAACTTTTCCTTGGGTATATGTAGCAACAGAGAACTGGCCCTGAAAATGTTTCTCTTACAATCTTGCATTctaagacaatggaatattagcatTTAATAATTACCGCTGGTAACAGGAAAATGCAAACCTACCTCTTATCACACAATCGAAGATGATCACTAAAATTGTGTTTATCTGGGGCAAACTGTTTTAGCAGACATCTACCCAGGAAACGCAAATCCTTGTGTGATATTGGACACGTTTAACCTGGTTTGCACATGTATAGAGTATTGCTAGTAATAGCTATCTCATAAgcttgtcatgaggattaaacaaaATACGCTATAGGAAAGCACTTTGCCCAGAAtagatgcccaataaatgttcattcctcaccttccttcctccctctttccctccctcctcctttccttcttctctcctttcccttttcacaatcccctcccatctcctccttttccttctgtggTAGAGTTGAGATTTACAGGAAAGGACCATGGAAATCTAGATACAGAGGAGACTGACTCTGGGTACcacaagggaaggagagaaaagtcaGAGAACAGGGCAAAGGGAAGGCAGCAGGTGAGAGGGATGGGCTTGCAGAGCCAATAAAGGAAAAGGTTTTGCAGTTAGAAAGTGTCATTTGGCACTGGTGATATCTGAGGCTTGACGAGGTCAAAGAGGTATAGATCACAAGCTTCCTGCAATCAGTCCCTACGGCTGAACGCAGGGCCTCTCCTGGCTGAGTCGGCCTCACATATTTCAGTGCCTAATGAGAAAGAGCAGGGTAGGGTGTCCCCAAAGCCCACTCCATCCCCTGTCCCCCAACTTCTTCCATATCCTTTATTTGTAAGCACTTATTTGGGAAGTTCTTTATCCTCTACCCCAAATTTGCCTGCCAATCTTCTGTGTATCTTTTGATACTCTGTTTAAATGGCCCTTAGTCAGTGTAATTAATTCTTGCAGGTGTTCCCCAAAGCATCTTGACTGCACTTCAGATGTGCATTTATTAGTTCAGTTCAGGACGAAAAGCACTGTGGGGTCTCCCATGTTCCATGCATTAGGCCAGGGGGTGAGTGTGAGAATATATATGACTGAGACAGGGTCTCACTCCCAAGGCCATCCCAGTAGGGACAGTGGTTCCCAAAACCCAGATCTCACTGGACAATTCATTTCAGAATGCATGGGGACCATGTGTTCAAAATGTATATTTCTAGGCCCTACTCCCAGGTACTCAGGTAAAGATAAGCCTTGAGGCTCTATAATTTAAGAAGCTctcccaggtaattctgatgtgcAATCAGGTTTGGGAACTTCTGGAAAGGTGAAGGAAAAGAAGGCAATTTAGAATATTCTCTCTGATGGGGTTTGGATTGTTGGTGTTCTATGTCACCAACTCTAGCTGGGTCCAAAAACTTCAGAGAACAATTAGGTGAGTTTACATCTTAATGTATTGTCTTAAAGGTTTAAGGTTCTAACATTTGGTTTGGTTAAGGTTTAGCCTGCAGAGAAGGTAGGTGAGCAAGCCCCTGTCATTGGACGCACGTGCAAATAGATAGCCCAGGTGAAAAGAACATGAAGACCTTAGGCTTCTCTGGTCTTCTGCTCTGGTGCCTGGATTCTAGCTGGCTTAGCAATGTGCCAGGGAGGTTGGTACCAAGGACTGAGCTGTGGACAGCAGCCTTCCTCCATGTTGTCTGTGGAGTCCTTTCTGACTACACGTACCTCCTTTCTCTTGCTCTCACTGCCCCCCCCCGCAACTTGGAGTCCTGGTTTCATAGCCCAGGCCACACCGTCTGATGTTTCGTCCCTTCTTTACCTGGTTTATTGCTGTCATTCCCTCACTCCCCTCTTGGCTCTGTGTGCAGCTCCGTCCTTGGTGAGAAACCCTGCCTTCCAGCCAGGGACTTAGAGTTCTGCCAGGCAGACTAAGCCCACGCCCCCCACTGTTAGAGGAGGTGGCTTCCTACCCATCTGACCACCTTCACCATGTTCCACAGAAGGCAGTTCTGTGCCTGAGTCACCTGAGACCTCCCTGGGGAGCCAAGAAGATGTGTCTGAGGTCCCTTTCATGTCTCTGCAGAGAGAAGTACTCCTTGATGGGTTCCCAGAGGGGCACAGGGCACTGGCAAACCAGCCAGCAGGAACAATAAGACTTCAAGCAGAATGGTCCATGGCGGCATTAAAAGTGATGACTCGTTCCTTTGGGGAGGTAGATGCCACTTCAGAGAACTGGAGTTGAAACCTCTGCCCCAAGACCGTGAAGCCAAAATCTTTCTTCCTGAGGTGAGTCTAAAGTCAAACATGGACAACATCCtgatgggaggatgggaggatgtataaaacaaaacaatgcaaaaacaaaacccattttCCTGAGAGATTTAACAGAAATTGCTTAAATCATCGTTAAAAAAAGAGGAGGCGGGGGGAAATACTGGGATCCCAGAGCATTAAAAAGAGACAGTCTTTCATATCCAAGCATCTATAAGAGCTAGAGACCACGAAATACACTGGGCAAAAGGGCTTGATAAACCGGGGCTAGGTGGTCTTGGGCTGTGCCCTTGGGACAATGCTGGTGCCCCTATGAAGGGTGGGTGGATTAAGCCAAACCTCTCGTTCTAGGGAGCTTTGTTGTCTCTCCCTTTCCATCTTATCACCTGCTGCTTCCAGGTCATTCTGAGacagaaaggatctgagaaaggaaaacaggtgGAAATATCAGCAActgtattcgtttcctagggcttgtaacaaattaccacaaactatgtggcttaaaacaacagacatttattttcttatagttttgaGTGCTAGAAGTTCAAATCAAGGTATGGGCAGGCTCACGCTCCTTCCGAAGGCTCTACAGGAGAATTCATGCTTTtctcttccagctgctggtgacTCCAGGCCCTCCTTGACTTGTAGCAGCCTGCCTCTGACAtttgcttccatcatcacatggccttctccgtGTTGTCTCCCCTTCTCTTCTGAGGACACTTTTCAttgaatttagggcccaccctaattcaGGATGATCTTATCCTGAGATTctcaacttgattacatctgtaaagaccctttTTCCCAAACAAGGTGATGTTCACAGGCTCTGGAGTACATTCAACACACTATGGCAAACTTAGAGGAAATATCCTCTAAAATAGCCCTGAAAATAGAAACTGAGACCAGCCTCTTAAGACGGCTCAGGTCACAAGCTGACTCTGAGTTATACTGCTCATGTCGGTTGTCTTCAGCCATTCATCTGGGGGTCACTGGTCCCCTTCTTCACAGCCAACCAGGCACACTGGCTCTGCATCAGGTCCTTGAATTCACCAAACCCCTTCCCATCTTGGAGTCCTCACACTTTCTGCAAGGAAAGCCCTCTCCTGCACCTTTTTTGCATGTCTCAGTCCTTCTCAGTCTATAATTCTCATCTCTAATGATTACCTCTTCCCAGACagaccttctctgaccaccctgttattattattattattattttttaaatatttatttggttgcaccaggtcttatttatttatttatttttatatttatttttggctgtgttgggtcttcgtttctgtgtgagggctttctctagctgcggcaagcgggggccactcttcatcgcggtgcgcgggcctctcactatcgccgcctctcttgttgcggagcacaggctccagacgcgcaggctcagtagctgtggctcacgggcccagttgctccgcggcatgtggaatcttcccagaccagggctcgaacccgtgtcccctgcattagcaggcagactctcaaccactgcgccaccagggaagccccaccctgttattattattatttttaatcacaacTGCCGTTTGTTTCCTTTAAAGTACTGACCACAATTTTCAATTACTCActtgattattttctcttttccccactaAACTGAAGTGACAAGTAGGCAAGAGGCAGGTCTACCCTGTTTACCCTACATACCCAGCACCAGGTACAGTGTCAGAAAAGCTAATAGTTGATAAATAAGGATGGAACACATTGAACGAATAGGCATATGTTTGTGACATatgcatttcttttcttattttttggacTTCCTTACGTGAATATCTCAAATTTATTCTTGTTGTTATCTAAACCCTGTTGGGATAATAACTGATGGAGGGACTTTTGCTTCTGCTCCTCTAAATAGTTTATTGTATCTCTCTGAATTCTATGGGAATTGAGAGCAAAACAACTAAGCAGTTGTTTCTGTTGCACCAAGCACATTGGGTGCAGTGTTTTGTGGTCATGACAATTTCCTCCAAGGAAAGGCATTCAGGTCAAGGGGGAGAGGAGGCCATAGCTACAAGGGCAATTGTCAAGCTTGAGGGAGTATAGTAGTAAAGATGGATGAGCAGCCTGTCAGCTCCCATGCTTGTGGAGACTGGCTTTTGAATTTTCCCTGCTAAAATGACAGCACCCTATGTAGACTTAAGCTATAATACATTTCTCACACTTTGGTGAAGATTCCTTTATTAAAGCTTTCTTCTTCCTTGTCTTTATGGAAATGATACATTCTTATTGTAAAAATTCAATCATTATAAAAATGTGTAAGActgagagttaaaaaaaagttaCCCAAACTCCACCACTGAGAAATATAATGAGCATCAGATGGGCATGATTCCAGTCAGCTCtttgtgcatatatacatatggaaGGATGTATGGTTAGATAAATAGTCTGAGAagtaattttcataacaatgggATGATACTttacattatataatatttttggtaAGAAggtatgaaatttatttttatatgaattaaacagaaggaaaagaatttgatTTGAAACTGAAGTACTTGctgaatttgttatttttttaaacagaagaacTATTAGATTCTAGAGGATCCTtctaaaattaagggaaaaattactttaaatacttCAAGAATTGCCACAGTTATTTACTGTTCAATCTACATTTAAAGGAATCCATGCTTCTTACCAGACTGTCTTCATTCTGAGTTTCTTTATTTGGGCATATAGGGGCTACATTCCTTAAAGTTTAAGATTGattaccttctttttttcatACACAATTAACATTTATCACCTCCTTAAGTTGTTCTAAATCGTATGTCTCAAGAATTTACCTCTTTCCTTGGAATTCTCTCTCCTCATCCTCCAATCTGTACAAATCAGTCTACATATCCATAAAACTGTTAATTTGGGAGATTTCTTCTACTTTCCTCCTACTTCGGATTCACTGTTTTTTAGGATatcatgtctttctctttcttaattaCGTTCTTATTTTGCTAGAGAATATTTTAATCAACTCCCCAATAATGCATGTTGAGAAGAAAAACACTTGAGTCACTTCATATCTCAAAGAGCCTTTATTTGTTTGAATGATAGTTTGGCTGGGCTTAGAATCGATTGTTATGGGTTCTCAGGGGTCATTTCATCTAAAACACAATCTGAAGACTCATTTCCACTGGGAATATTCCTTTGTCTTGTTACCTAGAGATTAACTcactggtttttcttctttatttcaacTGAGGTCTAATTTACATACAGTTTGGTGAGTTTTAACAATTGTGTACATTCGTGCAACACTACCTCAAACAAGATATAGAATATGTCTGTCCATCACCCCCAAATGTCTGGGGTCAACTCCTGCCCCACACTCAGTAGAAGTAGccactttttaatttctaataccataaatgagttttgccttttctagcacCTCATCTATATGAAACCTAACAGTATATCCTTTTATGTATagcttcttttgctcagtgtgtttttgagattcattcatgttattgCATATTTCAGTAGTATATTCCTGtttattgttgagtaatatttcattgtatgaatatatcacaatttgtttattcaatgTCCTGAAGatagacatttgggctgtttctagtTCTAGAGTAtggtgaataaaactgctatgagtggaatattattcagccataaagaagaaaatctagccatttgcagcaacatggatggactctgaaggcattatgcttagtgaaataagtcagacagagaaagacaaatactgtatcatctcacatatatgtggaatctaaaaaacaaaacaaaacaaattcataCATAtgaagaacagatttgtggttgccagaatTAGGGGTGAGGTGGTTGGGGAGTGGGAGTgcgtgaaatgggtgaaggtggtcaaaaggtacaaacttccagttatgaaataaatgtcatggggatataatgtatagCGTTGTAACCATAGCTAATAATATTGTatagtatatttgaaagttgctaagagaataagtctttaaagttctcatcacaagaaaaaaaattataactatgtgtggtgatggatactaactagacttactgtggtgattgtTTTGctctatatacaaatatcaaatcattatattgtacacctgaaactaataatgtTAAATGTCAGTTCTATTtcaattacaaaagagaaaaaatgaagaaggaaaatttcagaattttctcAAATATATCAGCCATGCATATGTTCATATTAAGATCagttcatttttaatataaaacaccaaaaaaacccaaaaaaatccctgctatgaacattcttgtgaaAAAAGACTTTCTGTGCACAAatgtttttatctcttttaagCAAATTCCTATGGGTGAATATCCCAGTCATAAAGATGACATGGCAAAAGGAGccggtgtgtgtgcatgcgtgcgccCGCACGCAGGCGTTATGGAGGGAGGTTAGAGGGACCCTACTCCCCCACCCACATACAGGGAAGAGGTCTTCTCAACCCACGTGCTTGTCACAGATTCCCATCCTAGAGTCTAGATTCACATATGACGGTTATCAGAACACTGCAAAGTGGCTTTCGTCTTACAGCAAACACGGACCTCAAGTGACAGTGATCTGTGGTTCTGGGTTAGGAGGTCTGACTGACAGATTAACTCAGGCCCAGATCTTTGACTACAACCAAATACCAAACTTTCTCAAAAGTACAGTGCCAGGTCATGCTGGTCGATTGGTATTTGGGATTTTGAATGGCAGAGCCTGTGTGATGATGCAGGGCAGGTTCCACATGTCTGAAGTCTACCTGCTCTGGAAGGTGACATGCCCAGTGAGGGTTTTCCAGCTTCTGGGTGTGGACACCCTAGTGGTCATCAATGCAGCTGGAGGGGTCAACTCCAAGTCTGAGATTGGAGATATCAGGCTGATCCTTGATCACATCAACCTATCTTGTTTCCGCAGTGAGAACCCTCTCAGAGGGCCCAGTGGTGAGAGGTTTGAAGTTAGTTTCCCTGCCATGTCTGACTCTTATGACCAGGATATGAAGCAGAAGGCTCATAGTACCTGGAAACAAATGGGGGAACAGAGAGTTACAGGAAGGCACCTACATGGTGGTAGCGGGCCCCAGTTTTGGGACTGTGGCAGAGTGTCATCTGTCGCAGAAGCTGGGGGTGGATGCTGTTGGCATGAGCACAGTACCAGATGTTATAGTTGCAAGGCACTGTGGACTTGGAGTCTTTGGCCTCTCCCTCATCCATAACAAGGTCATCTTGGATTATGAAAGCCAGGAGAAGGCCAATCATGAGAAAGTACTAGAGGCTGGGAAGCAAGCTGCTCAGAAATTGGAACAGTTTGTCTTCATTCTTCTGGCTAGCATTCCACTGTCTTATGATGCCAGTTAACCAGCCCTGGAGTGGTCTGGCCTCTCCTGTATGGGATCCAAGGAGCTGCCACCTACTTTGGCCTCTTGCTGGAATCACATGCCTCTGCCCTTAGGTAGTGGCAGAAAGGAGTGTTGCCCTCCCTACTTGTCCCACCAGACCCTTCTGGTGCTGAGTCCTCTTCTGCTCAGTTGTCATCTCAAAATGATTTCCACCCCTATTCCTCTTCAAGAACCAGAGCCCAAGCCCTACCATACATCCGAGGATATGCCCAGGATTTGACTTGCGGCCGTCGAACTCAGCACAGTAGCTACTGCTAGCTTCCTGAGATGATCCTCTCACATTCCTGGgggctcagttctgcctcctCAAAGCACTGGAGACCACACAAGGAACAGCCTATTCCTTTTGGACTTTTATAATATCATATTTtgagaataaagagaaagatggaaaaaaaagacataaagttAACTTTATTAGAAATTTCCAAACACttctgaaaaattatttccattttacacttccaccagcaatgtgtgagattTCTAGTACCTCCATATTTTTGCTAACATTGGACTGTCAGTGTTTTTACTGTAGTCATTGTACTGGGTATGTAGTCATatgtattgtggttttaattggcatttccaAGATGATGGAAaatttcagcatcttttcatacacttagcattggccatttatatatcttcttttgtgaaatatctgtttaaaattttgcccatttaaaggatgtttttaatttttttttttagatatagaaGATTTTTAAACTAAGTATATTCTGGTTACaattcctttgtcagatatacacatttgaaatattttctacctGTGTTTCATTGCCTATTCAGTTCTTAGTAGTGTTTTTAGCAAATTGATTGCAGTATAATTGTGACACAATAAACTACAcatgtttaaagtgtacactttgataagttttgacatatatatTCACCCATAAAGCCATCACTACAGTACAGATAATATACTTATTACTCCAAAAGTTTCTTTGTCTTCCCTTGGAATCCATCCATCCTGGCCATACTGAGGGAACCCCATTCTTCAGGAAAACAATGACCTAGTTTCTGTCATTGTAGATTAGTTTGATTTTCCTAGAATattatataagtagaatcataaaGTCTGaaaattttttgtctgttttatttcactCAGGTTAATTATTTTAGGATTCATCTACATTGttgtatgtatcagtagttcattctattttatttctaagtagtattccattatatggatataccacattttgtgtacTGTTCACTTgtaatgaacacttgggttgttttcagtttgagcTATTACAAATGAAACTGTTGTGTAC includes the following:
- the LOC132371281 gene encoding LOW QUALITY PROTEIN: purine nucleoside phosphorylase-like (The sequence of the model RefSeq protein was modified relative to this genomic sequence to represent the inferred CDS: inserted 2 bases in 1 codon), with the translated sequence MTWQKEPVCVHACARTQALWREVRGTLLPHPHTGKRSSQPTCLSQIPILESRFTYDGYQNTAKWLSSYSKHGPQVTVICGSGLGGLTDRLTQAQIFDYNQIPNFLKSTVPGHAGRLVFGILNGRACVMMQGRFHMSEVYLLWKVTCPVRVFQLLGVDTLVVINAAGGVNSKSEIGDIRLILDHINLSCFRSENPLRGPSGERFEVSFPAMSDSYDQDMKQKAHSTWKQMGEXRELQEGTYMVVAGPSFGTVAECHLSQKLGVDAVGMSTVPDVIVARHCGLGVFGLSLIHNKVILDYESQEKANHEKVLEAGKQAAQKLEQFVFILLASIPLSYDAS